Proteins found in one Capra hircus breed San Clemente chromosome 20, ASM170441v1, whole genome shotgun sequence genomic segment:
- the TMEM174 gene encoding transmembrane protein 174, producing the protein MRRMEQGCSRLEDFPLNVFSVTPYTPSTADIQVSDDDKAGATLLFSGIFLGLVGVTFTIMGWIKYQGVSHFEWTQLLGPILLSVGVTFILIAVCKFKMLSCQWCKESEERLPDPEQTAGGQSFVFTGINQPITFHGATVVQYIPPPYGSQEPVGMNTTYLQPCGPCGLIPPGGVAATMPSPPQYYTIYPPENAAFVDDQDYPSFVDAADGRSSPDAEQLEETPLGDEDSACFSPPPYEEICSPSH; encoded by the exons ATGAGGAGAATGGAGCAGGGCTGCAGCCGCCTGGAGGACTTCCCTCTCAACGTGTTCTCGGTCACTCCGTACACTCCCAGCACCGCCGACATCCAGGTGTCAGACGATGACAAGGCAGGGGCCACCTTGCTCTTCTCGGGCATCTTCCTGGGACTGGTGGGGGTCACATTCACCATCATGGGCTGGATCAAATACCAAGGGGTCTCCCACTTCGAATGGACCCAGCTCCTCGGGCCCATCCTGCTGTCGGTGGGGGTGACGTTCATCCTGATTGCCGTGTGCAAGTTCAAAATGCTGTCCTGCCAGTGGTGCAAAGAAAGTGAGGAGAGGCTCCCGGATCCGGAGCAGACGGCGGGAGGACAATCCTTTGTGTTCACTGGTATCAACCAACCCATCACCTTCCATGGCGCCACTGTGGTACAGTATATCCCTCCTCCTTATGGCTCTCAAGAGCCTGTGGGGATGAACACCACCTACCTGCAGCCATGTGGCCCATGTGGCCTCATACCGCCTGGAGGGGTGGCGGCCACCATGCCAAGCCCCCCTCAGTACTACACCATCTACCCTCCAGAGAATGCGGCATTTGTTGACGACCAGGACTACCCTTCCTTTGTGGACGCTGCAGATGGCAG GTCCAGCCCTGATGCTGAGCAGTTAGAAGAGACACCGCTGGGAGACGAGGACTCTGCCTGCTTCTCCCCTCCTCCGTATGAGGAGATATGCTCCCCTTCTCACTAG